The following coding sequences lie in one Prionailurus viverrinus isolate Anna chromosome X, UM_Priviv_1.0, whole genome shotgun sequence genomic window:
- the CT47C1 gene encoding cancer/testis antigen family 47 member A11, which yields MSASGDGGQAPGGQESPMDEDEAGAPAAGGGNEVAGGEAGAGRDGVARGDGVAAGDGVAGGDGMAGDEAVGGDGVAGDRERVAGDGEAVAGDGDWEAGDEDRVAGGDRVGGGGVAGGAWVAGDGDWEAEDEDRVAGGDWVGGGGVAGRDWAAGGNWGAGDGEAGGDGVAGNEVAGGDWVVGAGVAGGDEVARGGDGGAGGGDGDGGAGGGDVVAMGNRVAGGGVAGGGDGAAGDGVAGGGDMMAMGDREAGGGDGAAGGGDGAADGGDAAADGGDRVAGNGVAGGGDGAADGGDGAAGGGDRAADGGDGVAGDGVAGGGDMMAMGNGVAGGGDGAAGGGDGAADGGDGAAGGGDGAAGDSGPHPAEAAVLAAPPEGLGEEAVGPEGGNAFEAGEDSDFGPADEDEDGAEEPEAAGDGIVDAHHFPMVGFRFTFLDLVHSLLHLVHYNNHILVRPGPLQLNVPPAPPAATAAHEAQGSSSSSSPSSSSEATWETAEEPDKEEPAATEGTTNYQQENSDKEAQVSESGEEETSNKQQEGSH from the exons ATGTCCGCCTCCGGAGATGGAGGCCAGGCCCCGGGTGGCCAGGAGAGCCCCATGGATGAGGATGAGGCGGGGGCCCCGGCGGCCGGAGGGGGCAACGAGGTGGCCGGCGGCGAGGCGGGGGCCGGCAGGGATGGAGTAGCCAGGGGCGATGGGGTGGCCGCTGGAGACGGAGTGGCTGGTGGCGATGGGATGGCCGGAGACGAAGCGGTCGGTGGCGACGGGGTGGCCGGAGACAGAGAACGGGTGGCTGGAGACGGAGAGGCAGTGGCCGGAG ATGGAGACTGGGAGGCCGGAGACGAGGACAGAGTGGCCGGCGGGGAtcgggtgggtgggggtggagtggccGGCGGAGCATGGGTGGCCGGAGATGGAGACTGGGAGGCCGAAGACGAAGACAGAGTGGCCGGCGGGgattgggtgggtgggggtggagtggccGGCAGAGACTGGGCGGCCGGCGGAAACTGGGGGGCCGGAGATGGAGAGGCCGGCGGAGACGGGGTGGCCGGAAACGAAGTGGCCGGCGGAGACTGGGTGGTCGGAGCAGGAGTGGCCGGTGGAGACGAGGTGGCCAGAGGTGGAGACGGAGGGGCCGGAGGCGGAGACGGAGACGGAGGGGCCGGAGGCGGAGACGTGGTGGCCATGGGCAACAGAGTGGCCGGAGGCGGAGTGGCCGGAGGCGGAGACGGAGCGGCTGGAGACGGAGTGGCCGGTGGTGGAGACATGATGGCCATGGGCGACAGAGAGGCCGGCGGCGGAGACGGAGCGGCCGGCGGCGGAGACGGAGCGGCCGATGGAGGAGACGCAGCGGCCGATGGCGGAGACCGAGTGGCTGGAAACGGAGTGGCCGGTGGTGGAGACGGAGCGGCCGATGGAGGAGACGGAGCAGCCGGTGGCGGAGACAGAGCGGCCGATGGCGGAGACGGAGTGGCTGGAGACGGAGTGGCCGGTGGTGGAGACATGATGGCCATGGGCAACGGAGTGGCCGGCGGTGGAGACGGAGCGGCCGGCGGCGGGGACGGAGCGGCCGATGGCGGAGACGGAGCGGCCGGCGGCGGAGACGGAGCGGCCGGGGACTCCGGGCCCCACCCTGCCGAGGCTGCCGTTTTGGCCGCGCCTCCGGAAGGCCTCGGGGAGGAGGCGGTGGGCCCCGAGGGCGGGAACGCCTTCGAGGCTGGCGAGGACTCGGACTTCGGGCCGGCAGACGAGGACGAGGACGGGGCGGAAGAGCCGGAGGCCGCCGGGGACGGAATTGTGGACGCCCACCATTTCCCAATGGTGGGCTTCCGCTTTACATTCCTGGACCTGGTGCATTCACTGCTACACCTCGTCCACTACAACAACCACATCCTCGTGCGGCCCGGGCCTCTGCAGCTCAACGTTCCCCCTGCGCCCCCAGCGGCGACCGCGGCCCACGAGGCCCAGGGCTCGTCGTCATCGTCGTCGCCGTCGTCGTCGTCGGAGGCTACCTGGGAGACCGCGGAGGAGCCTGACAAGGAGGAGCCGGCGGCCACAGAGG GAACAACAAACTATCAGCAGGAAAACTCTGATAAGGAGGCGCAAGTCTCGGAGAGCGGGGAAGAAGAGACGTCTAACAAACAACAAGAAGGATCTCACTGA